In Bradyrhizobium sp. WD16, the genomic stretch CGCCTCGGCGGCGCTGCGCATCTGGGCGCCGAAAGCCAGTGTCCAGCCGGCATGGCCCATGGTGGCCACTTCCTCGACACCGATGCCGCCGATGGTGGTGGGCGTGAATTCATCCGGGATGTGGCCGTCGAGCGAGCCGGCAAGGTCCGGCAGGATCGACGGCTCCAGGCCGAAATCCTCGAAGATGGTGCGCAACTCGTCGATATCGCCCGGCGTCAGGTGCGATCCGGGCAGCACGTTGATGCGATACGGATCGCGCCGCGCCGCCGTCTTCGGCGCCTCGACCAGCACCTCGACCATCCGCGCCACGGTCTTCTCCCAGCCGTCCTGGAAGGCGTCCTTGAAATCGGGGGTCGAGACATAGACCAGCGGAAACTGCGCCAGATGGGGGTGCTTTTCGCGGATCAGCCTGAGATAGCCCTCGACATCGTCGCCCTTGGTCTCGGTGACGCCGGTGGAGCAGATGCCGATGATCTCCGGCTTGGTGCGGTTATAGATGTTGATGATCGCCTGCTCGACATTCTCGTAGCCGCCGAGAACGGTCGCCACCTCGCTCATGGCCGTGGTCTGCAGCGGGATCGCTTCCTTGAAGTGGCGGACGAACAGCACGAGGCCGAACGACGTGCAGCCCTGGGAGCCGTGCAGCAGCGGCATCGAGCCGCGCAGGCCCATGAAGGCGAGCGCGCCGCCGATCGGCTGGCTCATCTTCAGCGGGTTGACCGCGCAGGCCTTCTTGCCGAGAGTGACCGTCGCCATGCCGCCTACTCCGCCGCCTGCTGCAGGACCGGTTCGGCGACCTTCTCGGCGAGGATCTCGCGGACGCGGATGGCGCAGCCTCCGCATCCTCCCGACGCCGCCGTCTGCTGCTTCACGCCCTCGACCGTGGTCAGGCCGTGAGCCGCGATGGCGTCCTCGATGGTGCCGAGATCGACCGACTTGCAGTGACAGATCTTCTTGGCCCGCCGGGCGGCCTCGGCGCGAACCGGATCGGCGGCCAGCGCGGCCGCCTCGGCCTCCATCTGGGCCATGGCCGTGGACTGCCAGTCGGCGCCGGCCCTGGCCCAGGGCGCCGGCTTGCGAACCTCGGCCCAGACCGGATTGAACAGCGCCTTGTCGATCTCGGCGACGAGATTGACCATGCCGACATAGCCCATATAGGCGTGGTGGCGCTCCTGGTTGATGTCGAGCCAGGGCATCGAGGCCTTGAGCGCGACGAACTGCGAGCGGCCGCCGGAGAGCATGATGTCGGCCCGCGCGTCTTTGAGCATTTTGTACATTTCGCGCGGGGTCATATCCTCGATCATGTGGGCATCCTGCCCCATCAGCTCCTTGATCCGCTCCTTGTCCTCCTTGGTGGACTTCTTGACGCTGGTGCCGACCAGTTCCAGGCCGGCCTCCTGCAGCGCGGCGACCACCGACCACGACTTCACGCCGCCGGTGATCAGCAGTACCTTCTTGTTTTTGAAGCGCGGCTTGTAGGGCTCGATAGCCGCCCAGGCGCGGGCCTCCTCGCGGGCGATAAGCGCCTCGGTGCGGTCCATCAATTCGCTCGGCGCGCCGCGCTCGATCAGCATCCGCGCGATCTCGCGCAGCGAATCGCTGGTGTCCTCGATGCCGTAGAACGAGCCCTCGAAGAAAGGAATGCCGTAGCGCTCTTCCATCTTGCGGGCGACATTGATCATGGCCTTGGAGCAGACCATCATCGCCGCCTTGGCGCGGTGGGAATAGGCCACCTCGCGGTAGCGGCCGTCGCCGGAAATGCAGGCGAAAATGCGGATGCCGAGTTCGTCGAGCAGCGGCTTGACCTGCCACAGCTCCCCGGAGAGGTTGTACTCGCCGATGATGTTGAGGTCGTAGGGCGTGGTCTCGTCCGGCTCCTCGGTGCCGATGACGTGCTCGAGCAGCGCTTCGCCGGCGAGCTTGTTGCCGAGATTCTTCGGCCCGACAAAGCCGGGCGAATTGATCGGAATGACCGGCTTGCCGAACTTCTCGCGGGCCGCTTTGCACACCGCGTTGATGTCGTCGCCGGTCATGGCCGGAACGCAGGTCTGGTAGACGAAGACCGCCGGCGGATCGTATTTCTCGATGATTTCCTTGATCGACTTGTAGAGCCGCTTCTCACCGCCGAACACCACGTCGGTCTCGTTGATGTCGGTCGTGAAGCCGGTGCGCCAGATGTTCGAGCCGGAGGACCTGGCGCCGCGGTTGTCCCAGGAGTTGCCCTCGCAGGCGATCGGGCCATGGACCAGATGGGCGACGTCGGTCAACGGCTGCAACGCGATCTTGGCGCCGTCGAAGGCGCAACCGCCGGCCGCTCCGCCCGGCTGGAGCTGCTTGGTACAGCCCTTCTTGCGCTCGGCCTCGGACTTGTTGGCATTCTTGGCGCAGCCGGGTTCGTTGAAGACGCCCTGGATCGTGGCCGCCAGCGAGCTCATTCGTCTCTCCTCTCCACCGGATTTGCGGGGTCTTGCTCATTCCGCCCGCCGAGGTCCCGCCACAAGGCGGGATCCGGCGATCGTCGGTTCATTCCAGGGCGCTATCGCGGCAGATCGGGTCGCGATCGCGCTCTGGCTTACTTATTGCCGGCGCATGATCTGATCGGAAAACCGGCATCCACTTTTCCGGATCATGCTCGTTTGTCGGAGCATGATCTGATCGGAAAACCGGCGTCCACTTTTCCGGATCATGCTCGCACCTCAGCGGATGATGTCGAAGCTGTAGTCGGTCTTCGACGGAATGTTGGTATTGGCGTCGATGGTGTCGAAGATCTTGTCGAGGATCCGCACCAGGACGTTCAGACCGCCCTGATAGCCCCACACCGGATAGCGATGATGATGGTGGCGATCGAAGATCGGGAAGCCGATCCGGATCAGCGGCGTGCCGGTGTCGCGCTCGAGGTACTTGCCGTAGGTGTTGCCGATCAGGAAATCGACCGGCTCGGTGAACAGCAGCGAGCGCATGTGCCAGAGATCCTTGCCGGGATAGACGTGGCAGTTCTTGCCGAAGGGCGAGGAAGCGAACAGTGCCTCGACCTTCTCGGCCCAGCCTTTGGTGCCGTTGGTCGCGAGCACATGGGTCGGCTCGGCACCGACTTCGAGCAGGAAGGCTGCGAGACCGAGGCAGAGATCCGGATCGCCGTAGATCGCGAACTTCTTGCCATGGATGTGGGCGGCGGAATCGGCGACGGCATCCAGCAGGCGGCCGCGCTCCCTGGCGAGCGCCTCGGGAATCTCCTTGCCGGTGATCCGCGACAGCGTCATCAGGAACTCATCGGTGCCGCTGACGCCGATCGGGTGATTGAACGCCGCCACCTCCTGGCCATGGGCCTTGATCAAGGGCAGCGTCTTCTCGGTGCAGTACTGCTGCATCGAGATGGTCGCCTTGGCATGGACGGCATTGGCGGCATCTTCCAGCGTGGTGCCGCCGTCATACATCCGGAACTCGCCGTCGGTCGGGGTATCGAACACCTCGCTGTTGTCGGCGAGGATGGTGTATTCGATCCCCATCAGCTCGAAGATCCGCTTGATCTCGCGGATGTTGCCGACGGTGTAGCCGTCGAAGCCGCCGATGAAGTTCACCTTCTCGTTCGGTTGACGCTCGAGCTTCGGCGCCGTGCCCGCCTTGCCGTCCCAGAAGTGCTCGAGGATTCCCTTGAGCGCATTGTCATAGCCCGTGACATGGCTGCCGACGAAGGCCGGGGTATGGGCGAACGGCACGTCGAAATCTGCCGGCACCGAGCCTTTTTCCTTCGAGGTCTTGATGAAGGCATTGAGGTCGTCGCCGATCACTTCCGCCATGCAGGTGGTCGAGACCGCGATCATCTTCGGCTTGTACATGGAATAGGTGTTGGCCAGGCCGTCGATCATGTTGTTGAGGCCGCCGAACACCGCGGCGTCCTCGGTCATCGACGACGACACGCAGGAGCTCGGCTCCTTGAAGTGCCGCGACAGATGGCTGCGGTAATAGGCGACGCAGCCCTGCGAGCCGTGAACGAAGGGCAGCGTGCCCTCGAAGCCGACCGCCGCGAACACCGCGCCGAGCGGCTGGCAGGCCTTGGCGGGGTTCACGGTCAGCGCCTCGCGGGCGAAATTCTTTTCGCGGTATTCAGGGGTCTTGGCCCATTCGCGAATCCGCTCGACTTCCGCGGGATCGCGGGGGTTTTCGAACATCTTCTTCTTGTTCGCCAGCATCTGCTGGTATTCCGGACCGCGGAAGAGCTCGAAATGGTCGAGCACGTTGTCGGCATTCTGCGTCATGGAAGCACCCTTGATTTTGTCGTGTGTGTCGGTCCTGACCGCCGACCCCGCCGCCAGAGGGCGGGGCCGGCGATCGTGATCATTCCGCAGCGAGCAGCTTCGGCTTGGCGGCGGTCTTCCACGGCGCCTTGGTCTGCTTCCAGACCGGCGAGTTGATCGCCATGTCCATGTCACGGGCGAAGATGGCGAAGCCGTCATAGCCGTGATAGGGGCCGGAATAGTCCCAGGAATGCATCTGCCGGAACGGCACGCCCATCTTCTGGAAGACGTACTTCTCCTTGATGCCCGAGCCGACGAGATCCGGCTGGACCTTTTCGACGAAGCGCTCGAACTCGTAGCCGGTGACGTCGTCGTAGATCAGCGTGCCGTCCTTGACGTAGTGCTGGGCAGTGCGCTGATAGTCGTCGTTGTGGCCGAATTCGTAGCCGGTGCCGACGACTTCCATGCCGAGGTCCTCGTAGGCGCCGATGACGTGGCGCGGACGCAGGCCGCCGACGAACAGCATCACGGTCTTGCCTTCCAGCCGCGGCCGGTACTTGGCGATCACCGCATCCATCAGCGGCTGGTACTTGGCGATGACGCGCTCGGCGCCTTCCTTGATCTTGTCGTCGAAGAAGCCGGCGATCTTGCGCAGCGATTCGGCGATCTTGCTCGGGCCGAAGAAGTTGTATTCGCACCATGGAATACCGTACTTCTCTTCCATGTGGCGCGAGATGTAGTTCATCGAGCGGTAGCAGTGCAGCACGTTGAGCTTGGCCTTGGGTGTCGCCTCGAGCTCGGCGAGACTGCCGTCGCCGGACCACTGGGCGATGACGCGCAGGCCCATCTCCTCGAGCAGGATGCGCGACGACCAGGCGTCGCCACCGATGTTGTAATCGCCGATGATCGCGACGTCGTAGGGCGTCGGCTCGAAGCGCGGCGCGGCGTCGGGCGAGATCTTGTCGAAGATCCAGTCACGTACCGCGTCATTGGCGATGTGGTGGCCGAGCGACTGCGACACGCCGCGGAAGCCTTCGCAACGCACCGGAACGATGGTCTTGCCGTCGTATTCCTTGGACTTGTTCTTCGACACCGCCTCGATGTCGTCGCCGATCAGGCCGATCGGGCATTCCGACTGCACGGTGATGCCGTTGTTGAGCGGAAAGAGCTCCTGGATCTCATCCATGATCTTGGCGAGCTTCTTGTCGCCGCCGAAGACGATGTCCTTCTCCTGGAAGTCGGAGGTGAACTGCATGGTCACGAAGGTGTCGATACCGGTCGTGCCGATGTAGTAGTTGCGGCGCGCCGCCCAGGAATACTGGCCGCAGCCGACCGGGCCGTGGCTGATATGGATCATGTCCTTGATCGGCCCCCAGACCACGCCCTTCGAACCGGCATAGGCGCAGCCACGAATGGTCATGACGCCCGGGATCGACTTCAGGTTCGACTTGACGCCGCAGTCCGACTTGCCGGATTCATGGACGTTGAGGTGCTTGGCGCGGCGTTTGGCGGTCTTTTCCGGATAGACCGACAGCACCTCCTGGATCAGTTCCTTGTTGCGCGCCTTGATCTCGGCGACGCTTTCCGTCTTGGTCAGGCTCATTCGCGTGTCCTCGCTTGATGCAATGGGGAGCCGCCACCCGGCCTATGCCGGGCGGCGGAAGGGCGTCAGGCCGTGGCCAACTCGGCGGCGGTCTTGCCGATCTGAGACTCGTCGATCGCCTTCATGATGCCGTGCTCCATCAGCATGTCCTCGAGCTCGTCCATGGTGATCGGGGTCGGGATGATGCCCTTGCCGGCGTTGACGTGGATCTTCTGCGCCAGCGTGCGGTAGTGGCCGGCCTGGACCGAATCCGGGGCATATTCCAGCACGGTCATGCGGCGCAGCTCGGCGTGCTGCACGATGTTGTCGCGCGGCACGAAGTAGATCAGCTGGGTGCCGAGCTTCTTGGCCAGCGCTTCCGCCAGCTCGAGCTCCTTGTCGGTCTGGCGCTCGTTGCAGACGAGGCCGCCGAGGCGCACGCCGCCGGAATTGGCGTATTTGAGAATGCCCTTGGAGATGTTGTTGGCGGCGTACATCGCCATCATCTCGCCGGACATCACGATGTAGATTTCCTGCGCCTTGTTCTCTCGGATCGGCATCGCGAAGCCGCCGCACACCACGTCGCCGAGCACGTCGTAGGAGACGTAGTCGATGTCCTCATAGGCGCCGTTCTCCTCGAGGAAGTTGATCGAGGTGATGACGCCGCGGCCGGCGCAGCCGACGCCCGGCTCCGGACCGCCCGACTCGACGCAGCGGATGTCGCGGTAACCGATCTTCATCACTTCCTCGATCTCGAGGTCCTCGACGCTGCCGGCGTTGGCGGCCAGGCTGAGGATGGTGTCCTGCGCCTTGGCGTGCAGGATCAGACGGGTCGAGTCCGCCTTGGGATCGCAGCCGACGATCAGGATCCGGTGGCCCATCTCGGCCAGCGCCGCCAGCGTGTTCTGGGAGGTGGTCGACTTGCCGATCCCGCCCTTGCCGTAGAATGCGATTTGTCTCAGTGACGACATGGTGCTCTCCTTGGAAGTCCGTTGTCCGCTCGATTTCGCTAACTCAGGTGTCCGCTCTGATCGCGTCCGCCCCGTCTGCTGCTGGAGCGATCCGACCTCGTCGGCCCTGCGGGATGGATCACCAGCACCGCGTTCGGGCCTTGCAGCCCTGAGGTTTGCAACGACCGTGCCAGCGCTTATGCTTTTTAAAAAACGGTTGAATCGGAAGGAGATAACCAGATCGCCCGGCGGTTGTTGTAAACCCGACATGACGCGGCGGGGGCCGACGCCGGCGACGGCACCTGTCCGGAATTCAACACGCTGCCTGGCGCCGATCGGACAGCCCGCCGGCCATGGGCGGCGCCGTGGTATGTCGCTTGCTTGGCTCCTGGGACAGAGGGCCATGACGACGACAAGGTGACAGCATGCAGAACAATGTCCGGCTGACCGATCTTCGGCTCACGTCAAACGCCCCGGTGCTGTTCGTCGTCGAGGATGACGAGGTCATCCGCTCCGCCCTCACCTTCATCCTGCGCGACCACTATGAGACCCACGCCTATGCGAGCCTCGACCAGCTCGGCGCCGGCGCCGCGAAACACAGCCCCGACCTGATCCTGGTCGGCGACGGATTGGCTGACGGCACGACGCCAAGCCGGCAGGATCTCGCCGATCTGGGGCAGACCAAGCTTCTGCTGCTCGCAAATACGGTCGGCAGACCGTTGACCGGAAACGACTCGGACGACGCTGCCGCGCATTGCGGTCCGTTCGGCCGAAGGGCTGACGGCATCCTGCGCAAGCCGATCACCGTCGACAACGTCCGCGATACGGTGGCCGCGCTGCTGGGCGACGGCCGCGCCTGATACCCTTTCCCCCTCTTCTCCCTCGGAGATCGCCATGGACCTCGTCTTGACCGCCACGCCGCCGACCGAGACGCCGAGCAGCATCGAGGACATCGAGGAGAATTTCTCGCTGCTCGACGACTGGGACGACCGCTACCGCTATGTCATCGAACTCGGTCGCAAGCTGGCGCCGATGACCGAGGCCGACCGCGGCGACGTCAACAAGGTCCAGGGCTGCACCAGCCAGGTCTGGCTGGCCGTACGCACCGAGGGCTCCGGCGAGGCGGCCGTGCTGAGCTTCTCCGGCGACAGCGACGCCCACATCGTGCGCGGTCTTGTCGCCATCCTGCTGGCCATGGTGTCCGGCCGGACCGCGAAGGCGATCCTCGCCGCCGATCCGATCGCGCTGTTCGAGCGCCTCGGCCTGCGCGAGCACCTTACGCCGCAGCGCTCCAACGGCTTCCGCTCCATGGTCGACCGCATCCGGCGGGACGCGGAGGCGGCGGCGCGGTAGCGTGGAGACACCGATCGACAATCTGAACGCCGAAGCGTTTTCTTTGGCCATGGCCGGGCTTGTCCTGGCTTGTCGCGGCCATCCACGTTTTTCTTTGCCGAACTGCCGTCCGGTTGCGGACGCCCGCGACCGGTCTTCGCCGTCGGTTTCGACCCGGCACGATGGTTGGGCACGCCGAAGCTTCTTGGCGAAGGCGGGCAAGAGCGGGCATGACGAAGAACGAATTTCCCCGCCGAGCTCGCGACAGCGGGGATGACCGCTGGGGATTGGACGCGCCGATGGGTCGCGCAGACAGCGGTCCGCGCGCGGCTACAGCGGCGTCATCTCGCGGCCGCGCATGATCACCACGGCGGCGGGGCGCGGAAATTCGACGGTGTAATAGATCTCGCCGAGAAAGCTCCAGCGCTCGCGGATGATGCCGAGATCGTTGCTCTGGACCACGATCTCGCCGACATCCTTGTGAGGATAGATGCCGTCATTGGCCACCGGCCGCAGCGCGCGCACCGTATCGCCCGGCCTGAAATCGCCGTTGAGTTCCTGCTTCGGCGCCGGACAGGGAAATTGCCTTACTTTCCGGCGCTGGACGTCGCGCAGCGCCGGACCGCCGGCGGAATGAAAGCAGATGCATTGCGGCGCGTTCATGCGAGGAACTCCTTGGCCTTGACTACCGCCCGGACGAGTTCGTCCACCTCCTGGCGCGTATTGTAGAGCGCGAAGGATGCGCGACAGGTGGCCGCCGCGCCGAAACGCTCCAGCAGCGGCATCGCGCAATGGGTGCCGGCGCGTACGGCTACGCCGGAACGATCGATGATGGTGGCGAAGTCATGCGGGTGGCCGCCCTCGACCTCGAAGGAGACGATGGCGCCCTTGCCCTTCGCCTTGCCGATGATCCGCAAGGAATTGATCTCGCCGAGCCGCTCATGGGCGTAGGCCACGAGATCGGCCTCGTGCGCCCGGATCCGGCTCTTGCCGATGGAAGCGATATAGTCCAGCGCCGCACCGAGCCCGACCGCCTGGACGATCGCCGGGGTGCCGGCCTCGAAGCGATGCGGCGGCTCGCCGTAAGTGACGCGGTCCTGGCTGACCTCGCGGATCATCTCGCCTCCGCCATTGAACGGCGGCATCGCGGCGAGATGGGCATGCTTGGCGTACAGCGCGCCGATGCCGGTCGGGCCATAGAGCTTGTGACCGGTGATCGCATAGAAATCGCAGTCGAGGTCCTGGACGTCGACGTCGAGATGGACCGCCCCCTGCGCGCCATCGACCAGCACCGGAATGCCGTGGGCATGGGCAATCCGCACCACCTCCTTGACCGGCACCGTCGATCCCAGGACGTTCGACATCTGGGTGATGGCGACGATCCTGGTCCGCGGCGACAGCAGCTTCTCGAACTCGTCGAGCAGGAAGTTGCCCTCATCGTCGACCGGCGCCCATTTGATTACCGCCCCCTGGCGCTCGCGCAGGAAATGCCAGGGCACGATGTTGGCGTGGTGCTCCATGATCGAGAGCACGATCTCGTCGCCCTCGCCGATCCGCTCGCGACCGAAGGTCTGGGCCACCAGGTTGATCGCCTCGGTGGCGCCGCGGGTGAAGACGATCTCGTCGCTGCGCGCCGCATTGAGGAATTTCGCCACCTTGTCGCGGGCGCCCTCATAGGCGTCGGTGGCGGCATTGGCGAGGTAATGCAGGCCGCGGTGGACATTGGCGTATTCGGAGGTATAGGCCGCCGTCATCCGATCGAGGACCGCCATCGGCTTCTGCGCCGACGCGGCGTTGTCGAGATAGACCAGCGGCTTGCCGTGAATGGTCATGCCGAGGATCGGGAAGTCCTCGCGCAGCCGCGCCACATCATAGCCGCCGTCGCTCACCGCCGGATGCATGGCTCAGTGCTCCTTCAGCCACGCCGCAGTAGCATTCGACAGCACCTCGCGCAGTCCGTCATGGGGTAGTGGATCGAGCACTTCGGCGGCAAAGGCCTGGACCAGGAGCGCTCTCGCCTCGCGCTCGGGAATGCCGCGCGCCATCAGATAGAAGGTCAGCTGATCGTCGAGCGGACCAGCCGTCGAGCCGTGACCGCATTGCACGTCGTCAGCGAAGATCACCAGCTCCGGCTTGTGGTCGGCGCGGGCATCGTCCGACAACAGCAGCGCCCGCGACATCATCTTGGCGTCGGTCTGCTGCGCCGCCTGCCGCACCGTGATCCGCCCCTGGAACACCGCGCGGGCCTGATCGTCCAGCACCGACTTGAACGCCTCGCGGCTCTGGCCGCCGGGGGCGGCATGATCGACCGCCAGGGTGGTGTCGGCATGCTGGGTCCCCGACAACAGGCTCACCCCGCGAATGCCGGCCACGGTGCCTTCGCCACCGAGGCGGATGAACTGCTGGTTGCGGATCACCGCCCCGCCGCTGATGAAGCTCAGACTGTTGAACGTCGCCCGCGGCCCGACATGGGCGAGCAGGGTGCCGACGTGCAGCGCCGTGCTGCCCTCGCCGATCACCCGGACATGTTCGACCTCGGCGCCCTCGCCGATCACGAGCTGCAGCGCGGCGTTGACCTGATAGTCGGTCTTGTCGGGCCCCTCGTGGGTCTCGACCAACGTCAGTTTGGCGTCGGCTCCGATCACCGCGAGCGAGCGGGTGAACGACGAAACCGCGCGCTCGCCCGTCGTGACGAAGACGAGGTGGATCGGGCGCTCGATCGCCGCACCCGGCGCCACCGTCAGCACCACGCCGTCGCCGGCGAACGCCGTATTGAGCGCGAGGCTGGCGTCATCCGGCGGAACCACGTCGCCGAGGCGCTGCTCCAGCAAGGGCTCGTCGGCGGCGAGCGCCTCGGCCATGGAGCGGATCGCCAGTCCGGCTTCCAGCCCGGCGAGATCGGAGGCCGCGGCAATGAGGCTGCCGTTGACGATCACCAGCCGGCGAAAGCCGAGCGCGGCGAGCATCTGGCCGCCGAGAGAGGCCATCGCCTCCGGCTTCGCCAGCGGCGCCATCTCCGGCATCAGCTGGCGCAGATCGGTGTATTTCCATCCCTCGAGCTTCCGGCTGGGCAGGCCGGTGCGGCCGAACAGATCGATCGCCGCCTTGCGCTGGGCGGCAACATCGGGCCCGCCCGGCAGCGCCGTGCGCGCGCCGAGATAGGCGGCGGCCAGCGCCAGCTCGGCCTTGGTCTTCATCGGGGACTTGATCGGATGGGCGATGGCATTCATGGCTCACGCCGCCTCGTTCTGGTACTGGGCGTAACCGGTCTTCTCCAGCTCGAGCGCCAGGTCCTTGCCTCCGGTCCGCACGATCTGTCCCGCGGCGAGCACGTGGACGACGTCCGGCACGATGTAGTCGAGCAGGCGCTGGTAATGCGTGATGACGATCATGCCGCGCTCGGCCGAGCGCAGCGCATTGACGCCGTTCGCCACCACCTTGAGCGCGTCGATATCGAGACCGGAATCGGTCTCGTCCAGCACGCAAAGCTTGGGCTGCAGCAGCGCCATCTGCAGCGTCTCGTTGCGCTTCTTCTCGCCGCCCGAGAAGCCGACATTGACCGGCCGGCGCAGCATCTCCGCGTCGATGCCGAGGTCCTTGGCGATGTCGCGCACGCGCTTGAGCAGGTCCGGCGACGACAGCTCCTCCTCGCCGCGCTTCTTGCGCTGGGCGTTGAACGCGGTCCGCAGGAACGTCAGGGTCGCCACCCCGGGGATTTCGATGGGGTACTGGAAGGCCAGGAACACGCCCTTGGCGGCGCGCTCGTCCGGCGCCATGGCGAGCAGATCCTCGCCGTCGAGCAGCACCTCGCCGGCGGTGATCTCGTAGCCGGGCTTGCCGGCCAGCACATGGGACAGGGTCGATTTGCCGGCGCCGTTCGGCCCCATGATGGCGTGGATCTCGCCCTTGTTCACGGTAAGATCGAGGCCCTTGAGGATCTTGCGACCGGCGACTTCGGCCTCGAGGCCCCGGATCTGCAACAGCGGCGTCATGCGACTTCTCCTCGTGATACGCGTTGCGGCCTCAGCCCACGCTTCCTTCCAGCGAGATCGAGATCAGCTTCTGGGCCTCGACCGCGAATTCCATCGGCAGCTGCTGCAGCACGTCCCTGACGAATCCGTTGACCACCAGCGCCACCGCCTCCTCCTGCGACAGCCCGCGCTGGACGCAGTAGAACAGCATGTCCTCGGAGATCTTCGAGGTCGTCGCCTCGTGCTCGAACAGCGCCGAGGCGTTCCTGGCCTCGATGTAGGGCACGGTGTGCGCGCCGCATTCGTCGCCGATCAGCAGCGAATCGCAGGCGGTGAAGTTGCGCGTGCCCCTCGCCTTGCGATGGGCGCTGACGAGGCCGCGATAGGTGTTCTGCGACCTGCCCGCGGCGATGCCCTTGGAGATGATCCGGCTCGTGGTGTTGTTGCCGAGATGGATCATCTTGGTGCCGGAATCGACCTGCTGGTAGCCGTTGGAGATCGCGATCGAGTAGAACTCGCCCCGCGAATTGTCGCCGCGCAGGATGCAGCTGGGATATTTCCAGGTGATCGCCGAGCCGGTCTCGACCTGGGTCCAGGAGATCTTGGAATTGCGGCCGCGGCAGTCGCCGCGCTTGGTGACGAAATTGTAGATGCCGCCCTTGCCCTCGGCGTTGCCGGGGTACCAGTTCTGCACCGTCGAATACTTGATCTCGGCGTCGTCCAGCGCCACCAGCTCGACCACCGCGGCGTGGAGCTGGTTCTCGTCGCGCTGCGGCGCGGTGCAGCCTTCGAGATAGCTCACATAGGAGCCCTTGTCGGCGATGATCAGGGTGCGCTCGAACTGGCCGGTGTTGCGCTCGTTGATGCGGAAATAGGTCGACAGCTCCATCGGGCAGCGCACGCCCTCGGGGACGTAGACGAAGGAGCCGTCGGAGAACACCGCCGAATTGAGCGTGGCGAAGAAGTTGTCGGAGGTCGGCACGACGCTGCCGAGATACTTGCGCACCAGCTCGGGATGCTCGCGCAGCGCTTCCGAGATCGGCATGAAGATGACGCCGGCCTTCTTCAGCTCGGCCTTGAAGGTGGTGGCGACCGAGACCGAATCGAACACCGCGTCGACCGCGATCCTGCGCTCGCCTTCGGGCCGCTCGACCCCGGCCAGCATCTCCTGCTCGCGCAGCGGAATGCCGAGCTTGTCGTAGGTCGCCAGAATCTCCGGATCGACCTCGTCGAGCGAGGCGAGCTTCTTCTGCTTGGGGGCGGAGTAGTAATAGAGATCCTGGTAGTCGATCCTGGGATAATCGACCCGCGCCCAGGTCGGCTCGGTCATGGTCAGCCAGCGGCGATAGGCCTCGAGGCGCCATTCCAGCATCCAGGCCGGCTCGCCCTTCCTGGACGAGATGAAGCGGATGGTGTCTTCGGACAGACCCTTGGGGGCCTTTTCGGATTCGATCGCCGTCTCGAACCCATAGCGATATTGATCGACGTCGATCTGGCGAACCTGTTCGATCGTTTCCTGGACAGCCGCCATGATCTACCCCACCGGTGCGTTCGTTA encodes the following:
- a CDS encoding nitrogen fixation protein NifZ → MNAPQCICFHSAGGPALRDVQRRKVRQFPCPAPKQELNGDFRPGDTVRALRPVANDGIYPHKDVGEIVVQSNDLGIIRERWSFLGEIYYTVEFPRPAAVVIMRGREMTPL
- the nifH gene encoding nitrogenase iron protein, translated to MSSLRQIAFYGKGGIGKSTTSQNTLAALAEMGHRILIVGCDPKADSTRLILHAKAQDTILSLAANAGSVEDLEIEEVMKIGYRDIRCVESGGPEPGVGCAGRGVITSINFLEENGAYEDIDYVSYDVLGDVVCGGFAMPIRENKAQEIYIVMSGEMMAMYAANNISKGILKYANSGGVRLGGLVCNERQTDKELELAEALAKKLGTQLIYFVPRDNIVQHAELRRMTVLEYAPDSVQAGHYRTLAQKIHVNAGKGIIPTPITMDELEDMLMEHGIMKAIDESQIGKTAAELATA
- the sufC gene encoding Fe-S cluster assembly ATPase SufC, whose amino-acid sequence is MTPLLQIRGLEAEVAGRKILKGLDLTVNKGEIHAIMGPNGAGKSTLSHVLAGKPGYEITAGEVLLDGEDLLAMAPDERAAKGVFLAFQYPIEIPGVATLTFLRTAFNAQRKKRGEEELSSPDLLKRVRDIAKDLGIDAEMLRRPVNVGFSGGEKKRNETLQMALLQPKLCVLDETDSGLDIDALKVVANGVNALRSAERGMIVITHYQRLLDYIVPDVVHVLAAGQIVRTGGKDLALELEKTGYAQYQNEAA
- a CDS encoding SufE family protein translates to MDLVLTATPPTETPSSIEDIEENFSLLDDWDDRYRYVIELGRKLAPMTEADRGDVNKVQGCTSQVWLAVRTEGSGEAAVLSFSGDSDAHIVRGLVAILLAMVSGRTAKAILAADPIALFERLGLREHLTPQRSNGFRSMVDRIRRDAEAAAR
- the sufD gene encoding Fe-S cluster assembly protein SufD, with the translated sequence MNAIAHPIKSPMKTKAELALAAAYLGARTALPGGPDVAAQRKAAIDLFGRTGLPSRKLEGWKYTDLRQLMPEMAPLAKPEAMASLGGQMLAALGFRRLVIVNGSLIAAASDLAGLEAGLAIRSMAEALAADEPLLEQRLGDVVPPDDASLALNTAFAGDGVVLTVAPGAAIERPIHLVFVTTGERAVSSFTRSLAVIGADAKLTLVETHEGPDKTDYQVNAALQLVIGEGAEVEHVRVIGEGSTALHVGTLLAHVGPRATFNSLSFISGGAVIRNQQFIRLGGEGTVAGIRGVSLLSGTQHADTTLAVDHAAPGGQSREAFKSVLDDQARAVFQGRITVRQAAQQTDAKMMSRALLLSDDARADHKPELVIFADDVQCGHGSTAGPLDDQLTFYLMARGIPEREARALLVQAFAAEVLDPLPHDGLREVLSNATAAWLKEH
- a CDS encoding cysteine desulfurase: MHPAVSDGGYDVARLREDFPILGMTIHGKPLVYLDNAASAQKPMAVLDRMTAAYTSEYANVHRGLHYLANAATDAYEGARDKVAKFLNAARSDEIVFTRGATEAINLVAQTFGRERIGEGDEIVLSIMEHHANIVPWHFLRERQGAVIKWAPVDDEGNFLLDEFEKLLSPRTRIVAITQMSNVLGSTVPVKEVVRIAHAHGIPVLVDGAQGAVHLDVDVQDLDCDFYAITGHKLYGPTGIGALYAKHAHLAAMPPFNGGGEMIREVSQDRVTYGEPPHRFEAGTPAIVQAVGLGAALDYIASIGKSRIRAHEADLVAYAHERLGEINSLRIIGKAKGKGAIVSFEVEGGHPHDFATIIDRSGVAVRAGTHCAMPLLERFGAAATCRASFALYNTRQEVDELVRAVVKAKEFLA